One part of the Flavobacterium johnsoniae UW101 genome encodes these proteins:
- the pruA gene encoding L-glutamate gamma-semialdehyde dehydrogenase, translating to MLKGFFHVPKAVNEPVKSYAPNSPEKAAVQAAYTTMWNSQIDVPLYIGSEEIKTGNTKNITAPHDHKHVVGKYHLAEKQHIEKAIANALEARQKWANMAWEQRAAIFLKAAELIAGPYRARINAATMIGQSKNIHQAEIDSSCELIDFLRYNVEFMTQIYNDQPKSDSTVWNRVEYRPLEGFVYAITPFNFTAIAANLPASAAMMGNVVVWKPSDSQVFSAKIIIDVFKEAGVPDGVINVVFGDALMITDTVLASRDFAGIHFTGSTHVFKDIWSKIGANIHNYKTYPRIVGETGGKDFIIAHPSANVKQVATGITRGAFEYQGQKCSAASRAYIPQSLWPAVKEQLIADVKSMKMGSPEDFGNFITAVIHEGSFDKLASYIDQAKKDADAEIIVGGNYDKSVGYFIEPTVIVTTNPKYTTMETELFGPVITIYVYEDAKWEETLELVDTTSEYALTGAVFSQDRYAVEVATTKLQNAAGNFYINDKPTGAVVGMQPFGGARASGTNDKAGSALNLLRWASPRTIKETFVTPEDYRYPFLG from the coding sequence ATGTTAAAAGGATTCTTTCATGTACCAAAAGCGGTAAACGAGCCTGTAAAGAGCTACGCACCGAACTCACCAGAAAAAGCAGCTGTTCAGGCAGCTTACACTACAATGTGGAACTCTCAAATTGATGTTCCGTTATATATTGGAAGTGAAGAAATCAAAACTGGAAACACAAAAAATATTACAGCTCCTCATGATCACAAACACGTAGTTGGAAAGTATCATTTAGCTGAAAAACAACATATTGAAAAAGCAATTGCCAATGCTCTTGAAGCAAGACAAAAATGGGCAAATATGGCATGGGAACAGCGTGCTGCTATTTTCTTAAAAGCTGCTGAACTTATCGCTGGTCCATACAGAGCTCGTATTAACGCTGCTACAATGATTGGACAGTCTAAAAATATTCACCAGGCAGAAATCGATTCTTCTTGCGAGTTAATCGACTTTTTGCGTTACAATGTTGAGTTTATGACTCAAATCTACAACGATCAGCCAAAATCAGATTCTACTGTTTGGAACCGTGTAGAATACAGACCGCTTGAAGGTTTTGTTTACGCTATTACTCCTTTTAACTTTACTGCTATCGCTGCTAATCTTCCTGCAAGTGCTGCTATGATGGGTAACGTTGTGGTTTGGAAACCAAGTGACAGTCAGGTATTTTCTGCAAAAATTATTATTGATGTTTTCAAAGAAGCGGGAGTTCCAGACGGAGTTATCAACGTAGTTTTTGGAGATGCTTTAATGATTACAGATACTGTATTGGCAAGCCGTGATTTTGCTGGTATTCACTTTACAGGATCTACTCACGTATTTAAAGATATCTGGTCTAAAATTGGAGCAAATATCCACAACTATAAAACATACCCAAGAATCGTTGGAGAAACTGGTGGTAAAGATTTTATCATTGCTCACCCAAGCGCAAACGTAAAACAAGTTGCTACAGGTATTACTCGCGGTGCTTTTGAATACCAAGGTCAAAAATGTTCTGCAGCTTCTAGAGCTTATATTCCTCAAAGTTTATGGCCGGCTGTAAAAGAGCAGTTAATTGCTGATGTAAAATCTATGAAAATGGGTTCTCCGGAAGATTTCGGAAACTTTATTACAGCAGTTATCCACGAAGGTTCTTTTGATAAATTAGCCAGCTATATCGATCAGGCTAAAAAAGATGCTGATGCTGAAATCATTGTTGGAGGAAACTACGATAAATCTGTTGGATACTTTATTGAGCCAACGGTTATTGTAACTACAAACCCTAAATATACTACAATGGAAACTGAGTTATTTGGACCAGTTATCACTATTTATGTTTACGAAGATGCAAAATGGGAAGAAACTTTAGAATTAGTTGATACTACTTCTGAGTACGCTTTAACAGGAGCTGTTTTCAGCCAGGATCGTTATGCTGTTGAAGTGGCTACAACAAAATTACAAAACGCTGCTGGTAACTTCTACATTAATGACAAACCAACCGGAGCAGTTGTAGGTATGCAGCCATTTGGTGGAGCAAGAGCTTCTGGAACTAATGACAAAGCAGGTTCTGCATTGAACTTATTGCGTTGGGCTTCTCCAAGAACTATTAAAGAAACTTTTGTAACTCCAGAAGATTACAGATATCCGTTTTTAGGATAA
- a CDS encoding ligase-associated DNA damage response exonuclease — protein sequence MKIPLLAFNDKGIYCQQADVYLDPWRPVKNAIITHGHSDHARWGHQNYITHHTNIPIIRHRLGEINVTGKEWGETFVINNVKFSLHPAGHIIGSSQIRVEHKGEVWVFTGDYKTEDDGISTPYEVVKCDTFITECTFGLPAFNWTPQAEVISEINNWWAENKAEGRTSILFGYSLGKAQRLLKYLDTDIGKIYTHGAIENMTNVLRPMVYFPPTELITRETKREALLGNIVLAPPSAHGSIWIRKMTPFVTGSASGWMAFRGARRRRAIDKGFVLSDHCDWHSLLESVKATGAERVICTHGYTDIFAKYLRELGYDARTEKTQYEGETAEMEKEDNEAEIDQNETSVISEK from the coding sequence ATGAAAATACCACTTTTAGCTTTTAATGATAAAGGTATTTACTGCCAGCAGGCTGATGTTTATCTTGATCCGTGGCGTCCTGTAAAGAACGCCATAATTACGCACGGACATTCTGATCACGCACGCTGGGGACATCAAAATTACATTACGCATCATACCAACATTCCCATAATACGCCATCGTTTGGGCGAAATAAATGTAACCGGAAAAGAATGGGGAGAAACCTTTGTTATCAATAATGTAAAATTTTCACTTCATCCTGCCGGACATATTATTGGAAGTTCACAGATTAGAGTAGAACACAAAGGCGAAGTCTGGGTTTTTACCGGAGATTATAAAACAGAAGACGACGGAATTTCAACGCCGTATGAAGTCGTAAAATGCGACACTTTTATAACCGAATGCACTTTCGGATTACCTGCTTTTAACTGGACACCGCAGGCAGAAGTTATTTCGGAAATCAATAATTGGTGGGCAGAAAATAAAGCAGAAGGCAGAACTTCAATTTTGTTTGGATATTCTTTAGGAAAAGCACAAAGACTTTTAAAATATTTAGATACTGATATTGGAAAAATATACACGCACGGCGCCATCGAAAATATGACAAATGTTTTACGCCCAATGGTTTATTTTCCTCCAACTGAATTAATTACCAGAGAAACCAAAAGAGAAGCGCTTTTAGGAAATATTGTTCTCGCTCCTCCAAGCGCACACGGAAGCATCTGGATTAGAAAAATGACACCTTTTGTAACCGGTTCAGCAAGCGGATGGATGGCTTTTCGCGGTGCAAGACGCCGACGTGCTATTGACAAAGGTTTCGTTTTAAGTGATCACTGCGACTGGCATTCTCTATTAGAAAGTGTGAAAGCAACAGGCGCAGAACGCGTAATCTGTACGCACGGTTATACCGATATTTTTGCCAAATACTTAAGGGAATTAGGTTACGATGCCAGAACTGAAAAAACACAATACGAAGGCGAAACTGCCGAGATGGAAAAAGAGGATAATGAAGCAGAAATAGATCAAAATGAAACTTCGGTTATTTCTGAAAAGTAA
- a CDS encoding ATP-dependent DNA ligase — MKNFAQLIKTLDSSNKTNVKVDALTTYFKNASPEDKVWTIAILSHRRPARPVNTTLLRLWANELANIPLWLFEESYHIVGDLAETIALIIPTTKEHSDKSLTEFLQEIIALKKKTDPEKKEYLHANWMALNYYERFVFTKLITGSFRIGVSQKLMTRALSKAENVDEDALAYKLMGNWNPNTITFQELILDEKSSDYLSKPYPFYLAYPIEGDIEDLGNPEDWSIEHKWDGIRSQTIIRDDEIYVWSRGEELVTDKYPEFKSFVGLIPNGTVIDAEILAFPGNEIGTFNDLQARIGRKTISANLLEKVPVILKAYDILEWEGKDIRNLPYIERRKLLEDLYNEIKDLTRSFRLSERVSLTSWEDVAKERERAREMKSEGLMLKRNKSPYQVGRKKGDWWKWKIEPLVIDAVLTYAMRGHGRRSNLFTDYTFALWQNNENGEKELVTFAKAYSGLTDAEFRKVDDFIKKNTLERFGPVRSVTPKLVFEIGFEGISLSKRHKSGIATRFPRILRWRQDKKIEEANSIEDLKDMIS; from the coding sequence ATGAAAAATTTCGCCCAACTTATAAAAACACTCGACAGTTCTAATAAAACGAACGTAAAAGTCGATGCGCTGACGACGTATTTTAAAAATGCATCGCCGGAAGATAAAGTATGGACTATTGCTATTCTTTCGCATCGTCGTCCGGCAAGACCTGTCAATACAACATTATTGCGTCTTTGGGCAAATGAACTGGCGAATATTCCGTTATGGCTTTTTGAAGAAAGTTACCATATTGTAGGCGATCTGGCCGAAACTATTGCTTTGATAATTCCAACAACCAAAGAACATTCCGATAAAAGTTTAACCGAATTTCTACAGGAAATCATTGCCTTAAAAAAGAAAACCGATCCAGAGAAAAAAGAATATCTGCACGCAAACTGGATGGCTTTAAATTATTACGAACGTTTCGTTTTTACCAAACTAATTACTGGAAGCTTCAGAATCGGCGTAAGCCAAAAATTAATGACACGAGCTTTATCAAAAGCAGAAAATGTAGATGAAGATGCGCTGGCTTATAAATTAATGGGAAATTGGAATCCCAATACAATTACGTTTCAGGAATTGATTTTGGATGAAAAAAGTTCCGATTATTTATCAAAACCATATCCATTTTATCTCGCGTATCCAATTGAAGGCGATATCGAAGATTTAGGAAATCCAGAAGATTGGTCCATTGAACACAAATGGGACGGAATCCGATCGCAAACTATTATCCGCGATGACGAAATTTATGTTTGGTCAAGAGGCGAGGAGCTGGTTACCGATAAATATCCTGAGTTTAAATCCTTTGTAGGACTTATTCCAAACGGGACCGTAATCGATGCAGAGATTTTAGCTTTTCCCGGAAATGAAATCGGAACTTTTAATGATTTACAAGCGAGAATTGGGCGTAAAACCATATCGGCAAATCTGCTGGAAAAAGTTCCCGTAATTCTAAAAGCGTATGATATTTTAGAATGGGAAGGAAAAGACATTCGAAATTTACCGTATATAGAAAGAAGAAAATTATTAGAAGATTTATACAACGAGATTAAAGACTTAACAAGATCATTTCGACTTTCAGAAAGAGTTTCCTTAACTTCATGGGAAGATGTTGCGAAAGAAAGAGAACGAGCCCGCGAAATGAAAAGCGAAGGTTTGATGTTAAAACGAAACAAGTCGCCATATCAGGTGGGAAGAAAAAAAGGCGATTGGTGGAAATGGAAAATAGAACCTCTGGTAATTGATGCCGTTTTAACTTACGCTATGCGCGGACACGGCCGACGCTCGAATTTATTTACTGATTACACTTTTGCGCTTTGGCAGAATAATGAAAATGGAGAAAAAGAACTAGTCACTTTTGCAAAAGCCTATTCTGGTTTAACCGATGCAGAATTCAGAAAAGTAGATGATTTTATAAAAAAGAATACTTTAGAACGATTTGGTCCGGTTCGAAGCGTAACACCAAAACTGGTTTTTGAAATTGGTTTTGAAGGAATTTCACTTTCGAAAAGACATAAAAGCGGCATAGCTACCCGTTTTCCAAGAATTCTAAGATGGCGTCAGGATAAAAAAATAGAAGAAGCCAATTCTATTGAAGATCTAAAAGATATGATTTCGTAA
- a CDS encoding ligase-associated DNA damage response DEXH box helicase, producing the protein MNRDELYVLAENWFKSQGWKSFPFQTQTWTAFLQGKNGLLNAPTGSGKTYALWFPVVLDYIKKNPDYKTKHKAGLKAIWITPLRALSVEIKQAAERIITDLDLPLTVGIRSGDTSQSERARQKNKMPDLLITTPESLQLLLASKQYEKTFANCGAIIVDEWHELMGTKRGVQMELALSRLKTITPKMRIWGISATIGNLELAQEVLLGHDTEAYKNSVLIKAHINKKIKIESILPEKMETYPWRGHMGLHLIDEVAKIIRKSKTTLIFTNVRSACEIWFQAILEKYPEFAGEMAMHHGSISRETRLWVEDAIRNEELKVVVCTSSLDLGVDFAPVETIIQVGGPKGVARFLQRAGRSGHQPGKESMIYFLATHAMELIEASALKKAVAQTVVEDRMPYLNSWDVLVQYLNTLAVSDGFFPDEIYEEVKTTFCYQNITKENWNWILNFITNGSQSLQAYDEFKKVEIEADGRYKINSRFIAMHHRMQMGTIVGDAVLNVKFLSGGFIGTIEEWFASKLQRGDVFTFAGRRLELFQIKNMQVLVRKADPKKTARVVSWMGGRMTLSAQMSELLREELYAANTDHLTPELKALKPIFDRQRKESIVPNNNEFLIETFKTREGYHAIFYPFEGRYVHEAMASLISYRISLLSPITFSLAYNDYGFELLSDQEIDMQSVFDNNLFTTEYVHHDLQKSLNATEMARRKFRDIAVIAGLVFTGMPGKPVKTKHLQSGSQLLFEVFRDYEPDNLLLQQAYTETFEHQLEEGRLIQAMERINNQAIVWKQCKKPTPFSFPIITDRLREKISSETLQERIKKMTASYMK; encoded by the coding sequence ATGAATAGGGACGAATTATATGTATTGGCCGAAAACTGGTTTAAAAGTCAGGGTTGGAAATCTTTTCCATTCCAGACGCAAACCTGGACTGCTTTTCTGCAGGGAAAAAACGGTTTATTAAACGCTCCAACCGGAAGCGGAAAAACCTATGCCTTGTGGTTTCCTGTAGTTCTCGATTACATAAAAAAAAATCCCGATTATAAAACCAAGCACAAAGCCGGATTAAAAGCCATTTGGATTACGCCTTTGCGGGCGCTATCTGTAGAAATAAAACAAGCAGCAGAACGAATTATTACCGATTTAGATCTGCCGTTAACCGTAGGAATTCGTTCAGGAGATACTTCGCAAAGCGAAAGAGCCAGACAGAAAAACAAAATGCCCGATCTTTTAATTACAACGCCCGAAAGTTTACAGCTTCTTTTGGCTTCAAAACAATATGAAAAAACGTTTGCCAACTGCGGTGCAATAATAGTTGATGAATGGCACGAATTAATGGGAACCAAACGAGGCGTTCAAATGGAATTGGCACTTTCGAGATTAAAAACAATTACACCAAAAATGCGAATCTGGGGAATTTCGGCAACAATTGGAAATCTCGAATTAGCACAAGAAGTTTTATTAGGGCATGATACGGAAGCCTATAAAAATTCAGTTTTGATAAAAGCACATATCAATAAAAAGATTAAGATAGAATCAATTCTGCCTGAGAAAATGGAAACTTATCCGTGGCGCGGACACATGGGTTTGCATTTGATTGATGAGGTTGCGAAGATAATCCGAAAGAGCAAAACGACTTTAATTTTTACCAATGTACGTTCGGCCTGCGAAATTTGGTTTCAGGCCATTTTAGAAAAATATCCGGAATTTGCAGGAGAAATGGCGATGCATCACGGAAGCATAAGCAGAGAAACCCGTTTGTGGGTGGAGGACGCCATTCGAAACGAAGAATTAAAAGTCGTAGTCTGCACTTCGAGTTTAGATCTTGGTGTCGATTTTGCGCCTGTTGAAACCATTATTCAGGTTGGCGGACCAAAAGGTGTTGCCAGATTTTTGCAGAGAGCAGGAAGAAGCGGGCACCAGCCGGGGAAAGAAAGCATGATTTATTTTCTCGCCACACATGCAATGGAATTAATTGAAGCTTCGGCATTAAAAAAAGCGGTTGCCCAAACTGTTGTCGAAGATCGAATGCCGTATTTAAACAGTTGGGACGTTTTGGTTCAATATCTAAATACACTGGCAGTTTCTGACGGATTTTTTCCGGATGAAATTTATGAAGAAGTTAAAACAACTTTCTGTTATCAAAATATAACCAAAGAAAACTGGAACTGGATTTTAAATTTCATTACCAACGGAAGTCAGAGCTTGCAGGCTTACGACGAATTTAAAAAAGTAGAAATTGAAGCTGACGGGCGTTATAAAATCAACAGCCGTTTTATTGCCATGCATCATCGTATGCAAATGGGAACAATTGTGGGCGATGCGGTTTTGAATGTAAAATTTTTAAGCGGCGGTTTTATTGGTACAATTGAAGAATGGTTTGCTTCGAAATTACAGAGAGGCGATGTTTTTACTTTTGCCGGAAGGCGCCTCGAATTGTTTCAAATTAAAAACATGCAGGTTTTAGTTCGAAAAGCTGATCCTAAAAAAACAGCCAGAGTGGTAAGCTGGATGGGAGGCCGAATGACGTTATCAGCACAGATGAGTGAACTGCTTCGGGAAGAATTATATGCGGCAAATACAGATCATCTAACTCCTGAATTAAAAGCTTTAAAACCTATTTTTGACAGGCAGAGAAAAGAAAGTATTGTACCCAATAACAATGAATTTTTAATCGAAACGTTTAAAACAAGAGAAGGTTATCACGCTATTTTTTATCCATTTGAAGGACGTTATGTTCACGAAGCTATGGCAAGTTTAATTTCGTATCGAATCAGTTTATTGTCGCCAATTACGTTTTCACTGGCCTATAACGATTACGGATTCGAATTGCTTTCTGATCAGGAAATAGATATGCAGTCTGTTTTTGATAATAATTTGTTTACGACAGAATATGTACATCATGATTTGCAGAAAAGTTTAAACGCAACCGAAATGGCGCGCCGAAAATTTCGTGATATTGCCGTAATTGCTGGTTTGGTTTTTACGGGAATGCCCGGAAAACCTGTTAAAACAAAACATTTGCAAAGCGGTTCGCAATTGCTTTTTGAGGTTTTTAGAGATTATGAACCCGATAATTTATTATTACAGCAGGCTTATACAGAAACCTTTGAACATCAGTTAGAAGAAGGACGTTTGATTCAGGCAATGGAAAGAATAAACAATCAGGCGATTGTCTGGAAACAATGTAAAAAGCCAACGCCGTTTAGTTTTCCAATAATTACAGATCGTTTACGCGAAAAAATATCAAGTGAGACCCTGCAGGAAAGAATAAAGAAAATGACCGCGAGTTACATGAAATAA
- the pdeM gene encoding ligase-associated DNA damage response endonuclease PdeM: MRININNQNFVLHQSGAAFWEEKKILFISDLHLGKIAHFRKHGMAIPEKALFENFTRLNEVLDLFDSETIIFLGDLFHSKINNEWEFFSDWTKTVSQQIILIEGNHDIIAKKYYADLNVEIYEELIIDDFLLTHHPTTRENFFNFCGHIHPGIKLKGLGRQFLSLSCFFRKPHQMIFPSFGEFTGNFYLIPEENDQVYAITKEEVMEIKR, from the coding sequence ATGAGAATAAATATCAACAATCAAAATTTCGTTTTGCATCAGTCCGGTGCTGCTTTTTGGGAAGAAAAGAAAATTCTTTTTATTTCTGATTTGCATTTGGGGAAAATTGCGCATTTTAGAAAACACGGAATGGCAATTCCCGAAAAAGCTCTTTTTGAAAATTTTACAAGATTAAATGAAGTGCTGGATTTATTCGATTCTGAGACGATTATTTTTCTTGGAGATTTGTTCCACAGCAAAATCAATAACGAATGGGAATTTTTTTCAGATTGGACTAAAACTGTTTCGCAGCAGATTATTTTGATTGAAGGCAATCACGATATTATTGCAAAAAAATACTATGCCGATTTGAACGTTGAAATTTATGAAGAGTTGATAATCGATGATTTCTTGCTGACACATCATCCTACAACACGAGAAAACTTTTTTAATTTTTGCGGACACATTCATCCCGGAATAAAACTAAAGGGATTGGGCAGGCAATTTTTAAGTTTGTCATGCTTTTTTAGAAAACCGCATCAAATGATTTTTCCTTCTTTTGGAGAATTTACAGGTAATTTTTACTTAATCCCCGAAGAAAACGATCAGGTTTATGCCATTACAAAAGAAGAAGTAATGGAAATAAAACGTTAG
- the apaG gene encoding Co2+/Mg2+ efflux protein ApaG translates to MVSQITRGIKISVLTSFEGTYFKNYKIHFAFSYVVTIENHSKDSVQLTSRHWEIFDSLNDLDIVDGEGVIGKKPVLKPGENHTYSSGCLLSSPYGAMKGHFNMINFTTTKTFKVIVPTFRMCAPFALN, encoded by the coding sequence ATGGTTTCTCAAATTACACGAGGCATAAAAATATCGGTTTTAACTAGTTTTGAAGGAACTTACTTCAAGAACTATAAGATTCACTTTGCTTTTAGTTACGTAGTTACAATCGAAAATCACAGTAAAGATTCCGTTCAGTTAACTTCCCGCCACTGGGAAATTTTCGACTCGTTAAACGATTTAGATATTGTTGACGGCGAAGGTGTGATTGGTAAAAAACCGGTTTTAAAACCAGGTGAAAACCACACTTACAGCTCTGGTTGTTTACTATCATCTCCTTATGGTGCCATGAAAGGTCATTTTAATATGATCAATTTTACTACAACTAAAACATTCAAAGTAATTGTTCCTACTTTTAGAATGTGCGCTCCGTTTGCATTAAATTAA
- a CDS encoding type IX secretion system plug protein, with the protein MPKFLYQSLIALLIFTSAKAQEIQTEVVPPYNIKTVTFVQNGNNVVPIFELNSTFEFQFDDLFGNEANYYFEITHCDYNWKPSDIPKTDYLRGFDGQRIMDYSNSFNTLQVYSHYRLPFPNQFTTQIRLSGNYILKILNEDKEVVLSRKFIVYEEHCTVGAQVKRTRNLSNINYKQNLDFTIASNDITFQTPTQNVKVLLLQNGNFNTAIKNIPPQYTIGNQLVYKYDAETQFWGGNEFLYFENKDIRAANNNVGRIGSNNDIYNAYLYTNAARGNQIYTNYQDVNGNFVVKNINGADNSIEADYAWVYFTLSAPAFRMNKDIYITGIFNNYSLSPEYKMDYNTDKAVFEKAVMIKQGFTNYQYTVADKKGNIDLENAIDGNFYQTENEYTILVYYKESIDRYQRVIGKGNANSINIVN; encoded by the coding sequence ATGCCAAAATTTTTATATCAAAGCCTAATTGCGCTTTTAATTTTTACTTCGGCGAAAGCCCAGGAAATACAAACTGAAGTAGTTCCTCCATATAATATTAAAACCGTAACTTTTGTTCAGAATGGTAATAATGTCGTTCCGATATTTGAACTGAATTCTACATTTGAATTTCAGTTTGATGATTTGTTTGGAAATGAAGCCAATTATTATTTCGAAATCACACATTGCGATTACAACTGGAAACCAAGCGATATTCCAAAAACGGATTATTTAAGAGGTTTTGACGGCCAGAGAATTATGGATTATTCTAATTCTTTTAATACACTTCAGGTTTATTCACATTACCGACTTCCGTTTCCAAATCAGTTTACAACACAAATCAGATTATCCGGAAATTATATTTTGAAGATTTTAAATGAAGATAAAGAAGTGGTTTTGTCCCGAAAATTTATTGTGTATGAAGAACATTGTACAGTTGGCGCACAGGTAAAAAGAACCCGAAACCTCAGCAATATCAACTATAAGCAAAATCTTGATTTTACGATTGCCTCAAATGATATTACGTTTCAGACTCCAACTCAAAACGTAAAAGTTCTTTTGCTGCAAAACGGAAATTTTAATACCGCGATTAAAAATATTCCACCGCAATATACAATTGGAAACCAGCTGGTTTATAAATATGATGCTGAAACCCAGTTTTGGGGCGGTAATGAATTTTTATATTTTGAAAATAAAGACATTCGCGCAGCAAATAATAACGTAGGCCGAATTGGCTCTAACAATGATATTTACAATGCTTATTTATATACAAATGCTGCAAGAGGAAATCAGATTTATACCAATTATCAGGATGTAAACGGAAATTTTGTTGTAAAAAATATAAACGGGGCAGACAACAGCATCGAGGCAGATTATGCCTGGGTTTATTTTACACTTTCGGCACCTGCTTTTAGAATGAACAAAGACATTTATATTACTGGAATTTTCAATAATTACAGTCTTTCGCCAGAATACAAAATGGATTATAATACTGATAAAGCAGTGTTTGAAAAAGCAGTAATGATCAAACAGGGTTTTACTAATTATCAATATACAGTTGCTGATAAAAAAGGAAATATTGATTTGGAAAATGCCATAGACGGAAATTTTTATCAAACAGAAAATGAATACACTATTTTGGTTTATTACAAAGAAAGTATAGATCGTTATCAAAGAGTTATTGGAAAAGGCAATGCAAACTCTATAAATATCGTTAATTAA